The window CTGATGGGAGCAGCCTGGGAGCGAGGACCCCATTGCTGAATGCTCACTGCACTGGTGGTGGGGCGGGGGCAGTTGAGGGGCCACCGCAGGAATGAAACCAGCCATGGAGGAGCGGGTGAGGGCTGGCCACTGCAGGAGGGCGAGGACATGGGGGCCTGGCCAGCATCTCCTCTGTGGCTTGGCTAGGCGGGGCTAGGCCAGGCCCGCACTGGAATGGCCAGGCACCACCAGGATGTGGGCTCTCAGTTAGGTGCTCCTGGGCAGGCAgctttccctcccccttctggGGGTCTCTCTGCAGTCCCCTTCTCTTGTTCCAATCCAAGCCCCCGACCTCGGGGCAGCCTTTTCTTCTGGCTGCCTGGACCTTGTTTTATTGTAAAGTCGCTGATAGAAGAGGTAAACTGCAGATGGCGCAGGAAATTTGAAAACTGGAGGATCTCATCACAGTCACTCCGCATGTGGGGGTATTGATTCCTCCCCCACTCAACAAACTAGTCCTACTGCAGAACAGCAGGAGCACGCTCATGTACTCCGCAGCTAGGTGAAgaagtaacatttatttatttattttaagattttatttgtttgtttgacagagagagacattgcgagagagggaacacaagcagggagagcgggagagggagaagcaggcttcccgctgggcagggagcctaatgcggggctccatcccaggaccctgggatcatgacctgagccgaagtcagacacttaaccaactgagtcaccccaggtgcccccataacattcttttttttttttttaaatttttatttattttctaaatttcagcaTACCAGAattcagtttattattattattttctaagatcttatttatttatttgacagagagagagagatcacaagtaggtagagaggtaggcagagagagaaggggaagcaggctccctaccgagcagagagcctgatgcaggtcttgatcccaggaccctgagatcatgacctgagctgaaagcagaggtttaacccacagagccacccaggtgcccccagaattcattgtttctgtaccacacccagtgttccatgcagtatgccctccataatacccaccaccaggctcatctaaCCTCCCAcgccctgcccctccaaaaccctcagattgtttttcagagtccatagtctctcatggtaaCATGTAGTCAGTACATCAGGGCTCATAATAAAAATGTGTCAGCATTTGAGAAGTATAAAACACACCTCCACTCTCGGCCTCTAGGCAGGGGTTGCCCTGTGAGCAGGTCAGTGTGCTGCTCAGAGGCTGGGGTTTCCGTGGAGCAGCCCCTCTTACCCATGTGACTGTTGGGTCTCAGGGCCCTCCGGGCGGCCCCTGTGGCTCTCCTCTTGCCTGCTGCTGTGAGGGCTCTGCGTGCTCAGAGACCttgcccatctctctgcctcaCCCATCCTCATAGGCCCTGCATTTCTTCACATCAGCCACTTGCtccttattaattattaatttttcttccagaaactGGATGGGAGGTCCCTGATCAGGCTGAACTTTGCAAAGAACAAGGAAGGTGAGAGATCCCTTTTacagccattttatttatttatttatttatttatttatttatttatttatttatttatttaaaaagattttattttatttatttgacagacagagatcacaagtaggcagagacataggcagagaggaggaagcaggccccctgccgagcagagagcccgatgtggggctcgatcccaggaccctgagatcatgacctgagccaaattaacccactgagccacccaggcgcccccttttacAGCCATTTTAAAGACTGTGTTCGGACCCCAGCGCCCCTGCCTCTCACCATATTTTCTGCAGAATCCATCATTCCTGTCTGATCAAGCCGgacacttaatttttctttttctttttcttttactaaaagattttatttatgtatttgtgtctgTGTGAGAGCGAGCAaccgcacaagcagggagagggagaggcagagggagaagcaggctccataccaagcaaggagcctgacatggggctcgatcccaggaccctgggatcatcacctgaccCAAATGCaactgcttaacagactgaacctcccaggcgccccttaatttttcaaatatgtaagGGCGccttggctgactcagtcagtggagcacgcagctcttgatctcgtggatgtgagttcaggccccacctTGGCAGTAAAGATTACTGAAAATAATAGAATGGTTGAAGTGGCAAAAGTTAAGTGTATTTtgccccaattaaaaaaaaaaaagatgtaacaaTTTTTCCTTAAAGGTCCAGATGGTTTaaagctggggaggggagagagggtaAAATgttgagtttggggcactgcttCCCACAAGGGCAGTGGGGCCGTGAGGGTTGCGGATGGCCATTGTGTGGACATCTGGGCCCTGAGGGCATGGACCCTGTTTAGCTGCGACCCTGGTCTGCTCATTGCTGAGGCAGGAGCTGCTCAGAGGCCcagggcaggtgggggtgggggggtgtgttgGGTTTGCTGGGGACTTCTTCGGCTGGGCTTCTCACCACTGGTTGTGAAGCCCCACGCTAGcccagggatcctgctttccAGCTCTCCACACCCTCCACTGTTCTTGTCAGATACCAGAGCTGAGGTGCTTCCCCGCGGGCTCCCACCTTGCTCTTGGCTCTTTGTGGGCCTGGCACAGTTCTTGCAGCCCGTGCaggtgctgtggctgaggttgttGAGAGCGCTTAATGGGTGCGTGCATCCCGGGGAAGATGCTGGGGCCTGACACGCCCATCTTGCCCCAGAGCCTGGCCCACAGTAGGTGCCGGCTCACTGTAAATGAGGGTAGGCCTCGACAAAACTGGAGCACGGCGCTTTGTGGATGGCCTGGGGACTCAGAGCTCCATGATGATAGATAAGCACAGCAGACCTCCTGCTCTGAGCTCTGAGGAGCTCGGAGATCCGCTGACTCAGAGGCCCACTGTGTGTCTCATTCAGcacatatttactgagtgcctgccaCGTGCAGAGAGCAAAACAGGCCACATCCCTCCTGGAGTAAAAGGAGCTTACATTACGGTGAGGGAGGAAACTGGACAATGGTTCACCATAGTGTGTCAGATGCTGCTTCTGCCAGCAACCAAAGACAGGGAGCGGGGAGGTGAGGGAGTCACAGCGAGACACACTGATGGGGTTTGTGTGGAAATCCGATGAGACAGGAGGTGTGAGGGGATGTGGGGataagcattccaggcagagggcacagctggtgcaaaggccctgaggaggCCTATATTGCTGGGACAGTGTGGAGGTAGAAGCAGGGGTCCAGGGTGGGGATGGTGCAGAGCAGTCGTGCAGGACACGGCACCCACAGGACTCCCAGCTGCCAGCCAGAGAGGAGAGATAAGATCTGACCTTCCGAACATTCACctggttttattgttttaacaTTTTCGACCAGCCAGCaccttttttttactttctttcttttttttttttttttttaaagtaggctcaaggggcccctgggtggctctgtgggttgtctctgccttcagctcaggtcatgatctcagggtcctgggattgagccccacatcgggctctctactcagcagggagcctgcccccacctcccgcatgcctctctgcctgctcgtgatctctctttgccaaataaataaataaaatcctttaaaaaaaaaaaaaaaagtaggctccatacccagcatggagctcaatgcagggctggaaCTCATAGTAcgaagatcaagacctgagctgagatcaagagttggatgcttggagcacctgggtggctcagttggttaagaatctgcctttggttcaggtcatgatctcagggtcctgggatcaagtccctcattgggctccctgccctgcagagagcctgcttttctctctccctgtgcctgccactctgcctgcttatgctctctctctgtcaaataaatgaataaaatctttaaaaacaaaacaaaaaaagagttggatgtctaaccgactgagccacctaggtgccccttttgctttgttgttgtttttaaagatgtatttgagaGCGAGTACGAGCACAGGCATGTACATGTgtatgaggagggggagggcagaaggagaggaggagagagaatcctcaagcagactccacactgagcacggagcctgccaTGGTGCTCAATTCAAGGACCCTggtaccatgacctgagtcgaagtcaagagttgaacgcttaaccaactgagccacccagacccccttttggctttgtttttattttattttattttttattattattatttttttaatatgtatttatttgagagagaaagagaatgagagagagtgagcaggagagggagaaggtcagagggagaagcagaccccttgctgagcagggatcccgatacgggactcgattccgggactccaggatcatgacctgagctgaaggcagtcactcaaccaactgagccacctgggcgcctctttggctttgcttttaaTTGGAAACTCCAGACAAATGAAAGTAGAATTAGTACGGTGATCCCTGCTCCGTAGCCATCACCCAGTTCAGttcctgtccactcagagctGTGTGGTTTTATCTGTGCTCCCGTGTGACACCTCCTTAGGTAATTTTGAAGCAAATACCAGATACCATGTCATTTTATGCTTAAGTGCTTCAGTGTGTATGTCTAAACGATAAGGACTTAAAAAGTCATCATAGTACCATCATCACACCTAAACACTTAACAGGAATTCTTTAGTATCAGATATCCAGCCTGTGGTCAAAATTCTGGAATACTTTCATAatctttttcttctagttttctaATCAAGATTTTTTAGAAGCCCACACAAATCTGTGTGCTTGCTTTGTCCTGAGTCTCAATCTGTAAATATCCTCCCCCCTTTTTCCGCAGTGTATTTGTTGGGACTTATTTGAACGGGCTTCATGGCTGCTTGGTGCAGAGCTGgcaaggcaggggcagggagggcagtgGGAGTTTGTTGCAACAACGCAGGCATGGGTACAGGGGGTTAGGGAATGTGGCAGGGTatgaggtggaggaggaggagaccagGGTAGTGGCTGCTAGCAGCAGGCTGATGGCGTAGACGCCTTCAATGATGGCCGTGTGGGGCTTGGGTTTTGTAGGACGATTAGGAGTTTCCCACTGGGATTGGAGCCGGGGACTTGAGCAGCTTACTGTCTGTGGGTCTCTGTTCTGGGCCTGCTGACACAGGGTTCTGTGTCCTCCCTTGCTCTGACCCTGGCCCTTTCTCCGACTGGTTTTTTATGTGCCTTCTTTCTAGGAAAGTACCACTGCCCAGTGCTGTTTACCGTGTTCACCAACAACACCCACATTGTAGCTGTCAGGACCACCGGCAATGTCTACACCTACGAGGTGGGTTCTTGGGAACCATGTCGCCTGTAGGCTCTTTAGGGGTGTGTCTCAGGGCAACCCTGGGCTGGTGCTGAGGTTGCCCCGGGCACCGTGGGCACAGCCTGTCTCTGTGGAGCCTGCATTCTGAGAGCCACTAGTGCAGTCAAGAAGAGGTTTGCCCTTCTGGTGGCCTCCAGACCTGAAACCTGTGGGTTGGTTTTGTACCCCAGGGGTCCGCCCTGCAGTCCTTGTCTTCATTGATCAGGCCCTGGGAGGGAACCTGTGCTCTGAGGGCAGGCCCAGGGCTGAGGGGAGCATTGAGCACCCACCGCCTCACTTCCTGCTGGAGTCCCCAGGAGGAGCAGACGCAGGCTGGTggacaggtggggaggggaggccccGATTTCCACCCCACAGGCTGCTGCTCCGGGTGGGCTGGCAGAGGGTACCACAGCAGTCGCCACGGCACCATGTTGCACGGAAGCCCTCTCTGAGCTGTTTTCCCACCTGTCCCTGGCTGTGGGCAGGGTCTGGGTGGCCAGTGCTGCCCTAGAGGCTCTGAGGGTCACTGCTGCCCACAGAGCACAGATTTGGCTTGAGGGGCTTGGTAGAGCTGCAAGGCTGGCCTTGTAGAGCCCGTTTGCTGATGTCTGCTGTGTGTCGCGCGAGTGTCCTTCCGTGAGCCTTGCTGAGATGGCGGATTCTAGTCTCTGCGGCTCAGCTGGCTCCaccctctggggtgggggggtacacGGTCGTGCCATCCTTTCCCTCCCCCCTGGAATGGCACTGGCACCTGGGTGACCTCCTGGCTCCCAGGGCCAGGGTTGGGGCAGGCACCCTAACAGCGGGCTCCCTCCTGGCTGCAGGCAGTGGAACAGTTAAATATCAAGGCCAAGAACTTCCGAGACCTGCTGACGGACGAGCCCTTCTCTCGGCAGGACATCATCACCCTTCAGGTGGGCATCCCCTTGCCACTGCTCTTCTGAGGGTGGACCCCGATGCCCTCTGCCAACCCCACCTCCCTGCACAGGCTCTGGGCATGCCTGGTTGTGGTTTCCCAGCTGCCCCCCACTGCTGGCAGTGCCCCCAGCTCCAGCACCCCTGCTCTCTATCCGCCTGGGCCTTTGCACGGCCGCTTCTGTCTGGCTCTCACATCTCTCCTTCCGATCCCTGTCCTTGCCATGCCAGGGTATCTTATCTCTGCCCCCAAAGCCATCTCCATATCCAGAAAGGACGGGCTGGTATGTGTTCTACTCCAGTGTTGAGCATAGGACGTGCCTCTAGGTGTCAGCCCTGAGCGGGCTCCTGAAAGACCTGGACTTAGAAACTCTGGGGGTGGCCTCGTGGGCCATTCCCATCCTTACTTACCCCATCCTTATCAGAGGTCCACGCATGCTCCCTCCCACGGGGTGGACCCGAGGTGCTGCGGGCTCTGTGTCTGGCAGCTGGGCTGAAGGGAGTGTggtgagggggtgtgtgtgtgtgggaggccTAAGTTGGCTGCCTCACGTCTGCCCTCACCTCCTAGATGAATGTCCATCCATGCTCATCGGCCGTATGCTGGGGAGAACGGGACACAGTATGCCAGTGTCTGtccaccaccccccgcccacccctGCTCTTGGCCCTGTTTTGGCAGAGCCCACTCCTGACCGCAGGTGCCCTCCATTCCCTGCTTGACACCCCAGATCTCCAtggtgcccctccctctctctttccggGCCTATGCCCCTGGGGCTGCCCGGCTGTCCTTTGTAGCCCGGCTCACTCTGCTGCACATGTTCTTTTTGCTTCAGGATCCCACCAATTTGGACAAATTCAACgtctctgatttctttcatgtGAAGAATAATATGAAGATGACAGATCCTGGTAAGTATAAGCACAGCTGGCTTTGGTGCCAGGGGTTTGGGTGAAATAGGTCCATGCCTTCTGGGTAAAGCCCTCCCCTTGCTGGGGGTGGGAACATCCAGGAATCTTGCTTGAGCCCAGACTGGCCAATGCTCCCTTCTGTGCCGACCTTGGCACGACCGCACTCACCCACACCCGTCCATGGGGGGCATGATGTGGGGAGTCCCAGCTGGGGCCCATTTGCTTGGTGCCCACAGCCACATATGGTGGAGGCCTgggccccacctcctccccactcaggaCTCTGCCTCAGGCCCCCTGAGTGCATGTCCTCTCCCAAGTCCTCCCCTTGCTCCTTagaaattgtctctgttcccaCTTCAGGGACAGGTCATGAGTGCAGGCTGCTGGGTCCCTCTGGCACGGAGGCAGGTCCTGGGAGGGTAAGGGGTGACTGTGGCCAGGGCGTGGCTAGGGACAGAGTCCAGAGTAGACCACAGTGGAAACCGCCTGCGGGTGGGCTATCTTGCCACCCTTACGAGCTGTTGTTCGCACTCTTCCCCGTCCCCCTCCCCTGTGTCGTGGCCCCCAGGAGTCACTGTGTGGGGGCTCGGCTTACTTGCCTGCATCCTGTTCTGGGCTTTTGCTGTTGCAGCTGGCTCTGGCCTCTTGTCCCTGTCGCGCCTGTCTGGGGACATCACTGGGGGATCGTCTGAGCAGGGTCACTGTGctgttttgtagatgaagaaaagGCCAAACAGGACCCAtcttattatttgaaaaatacgAACGCCGAGACCCGTGAGACGCTGCAGGAGCTCTACAAGGAGTTCAAAGGGGACGAGGTCCTGGCGGCCACCATGAAGGTCCCCGAGAAGAAGAAAGTGGACAAGCTGAATGCTGTGAGTAGGCAGAGGGCTACATAGCTGCCAGCGCAGCCGGCCTGCCTATCTCAGCTCCTCAGAGAGGTCCTGGGGGAAGGGGCTCGTGGGGCCCTGGGATACCTTTGGAGGGTGGTGGCTGGGACCCCTCAGAGCCCAGCTGCCCCTTGGGGGCCCAGAGGCGGCCTGCACTGAGGCTGGGCCTCAGGAGGCTGGAGGTGGCTGGTGCATATGCTGGGGGCCCACGGGGTTTGTGTCTCACGCTGGCCCAAGCTCGGCAGCCTGGAGCGGATAGGCTGGGTGGACCTCTGCCTGCTTACCATGTGGCGCTGCAGCCTCAGGACAGCAGGGACGGGACAGCCCCTGGGATGCAGTCACTGCCCTGCAGAGCAGATCACTTGTTGCCCAGAGGAAGCCCAGGGAGAGACTGCAGGGGTGTTTCGGGGGACCATGGtgctgaggggaggggacagctggTGCCCACCGCCTGGGCCTCTGCCTGGGTGTCATGTTTGCTTTTCATGATACCCACTTTTGGCTCCAAGGCCCCCAGTTGGCAGTGATGGTGACAGGATTTGTGCCCTAGCCTGTCAGGCCCCAAAGCTGCTTGTTCTTTTGTTCAGGCAGGGCtccaggggatgggggagggagggctctGAGGCTCCCTCAGAGGATTATCCTGGAAAACTCACAAGAGAGAAGTTTGTTGTTCACAATCCCATGTCTCTAAAACAGCAGTGCTTAGCATTTTGGTGTACTTCTTTCTGACGGggagaaataccttttttttcctcttctctgtctctgataaaaatatttttaacatattggGGCTTATTTTTCCCTGATTGAAAAAGCAGTGTGTTTACTCTAGGAAATTGAAACCTTTGAAAAGAAACTAGCGTCCCTCATACTGTGAACCCCAGCAGTGACTGGTTCCTAGTTCTGTCCAGGGTTTCAGTTACCATGAGAGCCTTGGCCACCTGGGTCTCAGCCTCCTGGCTGGTCAGGGCCCTCTGTCGCACATGCCCCCGGTCAGTCCCCTCACTCCCTGAGCCTTTAGAGAAAGAGCCAGGCCGCCCAGAAGTCCCCGCTGggctctgtgggaggccgccAGGGATGGCTTCTTGGAGGAAGGGCACTGAGGGGCCCCGAGAGGTGGGATCCTGGCCTTCCAGCTTCCCGGGACACTGCTCACGGGCCACCTCGTTTTCTCTGCAGGCACACTATTCCACCGGGAAGGTCAGCGCCTCCTTTACCTCCACTGCCATGGTTCCGGAGACCACGCACGAAGCAGGTAGCTGCCCTTGCATGTCCGTCCCCAGCAGGCTGCCTCACAGCGGCCAAGGGCGGGCATCCTGCCCCTGCACCCTGCGACATGCCATCGTGCCTGGCCTTCATGGGTGCTTAGGCAGCTCTGGTGTGGTTAGGCTCCGGTGTGGTTAGGCAGCGACAGGCCTTttctgaaagtgtgtgtgtgtgtctgggggggCAGAGGCTGCAGTGGGGGCCCAGCCAGGGGGTAGGAGGTCCTCCTTCCACCCACCGGGGCTGTCCTGTCTTGGGCTCCAGCCTACACTCCACCTTGGCACTGGCCCCATGCCTCTTCCTCTCGTGTTTTCGGCCTACCTGACCCCCACTGTCCCCTTCCTATCCAGTGACATCCCATTCCAGGCTTTTCCAGGCTCTCCCACCTTACCTGCCGAGCCCTGCCGTGTCCCCCGGCCCCTAGACCCACCCTGACCTGTGGCTTGGGCACCGTGAGCCCGTGCTTGGCCAGGGCCCATCCTTGGGCTCCCCCCAGACCTGGTATGGGTAGGGGTTGTTGCCCCAGCCGGAGGGCAGCACGGACTCAGGCCTTGGTTTGCAGCCGCCATTGATGAGGACGTGCTGCGCTACCAGTTTGTGAAGAAGAAGGGCTATGTGCGCCTGCACACCAACAAGGGTGACCTCAATCTGGAGCTGCACTGCGACATGGTGCGTGTGGCCGTCCCCACCAGAGTCCGCACGCCTGCCCAGCTTTTCAGTCCGTAGTCACACCTGTATGCGCTTGTGGGAGAACGAATGTTCCACCCGCCCCCTAGAAGGCCCAGTGCCCGCACTCCCCTCCCCAGAAGGGACCCTGGGAGCTGCGCATGGTGCTTCCTGGGCCTGTGTTCTGGATGGGGCATGCATACCCATCCCACAGAAGGGGTCAGGCTCCACACATgcacacccccctgcccccccacttgCTCAGGTGTCTCTTGGTGGCCCTCACTCAGGGTCATGGCAGATGTACGTGTCCTGTCATTCAGCCTCACGGTGCTGCTTTACCGGGTCTGGCCTGGGCAGCTGACCAGCCCCCCTGCCTGATCCGGGCCCTGGGTGGTGCTTGTGATCCTCCCACGGTCTGCTCCTCGCCTCACGGAGGCATCTGGGCTATTGTGTAGACGCCGAAGACCTGTGAAAACTTTATCAAGCTCTGCAAGAAGCAGTACTACGATGGGACCATCTTCCACAGGTCCATCCGGAACTTCGTGGTGAGTGACGGGGATCTGCGCTGGCCGCAGACCTGCACCCCCGTGGGGGCCATAGGGCTCCTGGCTGGGGCGAGGGCTGTGGGGACTGCTGAGAGTCGTACTTGTGAGCCCCTTCTCCCCGGGCGGGGAGCATGCAGACTGACCCCTGTGAGTCCCCAGCCGGGCTGTGCTGGGCTCGTGCAGAGAGCTGGCCCAGGAGGGCTGTGTCCTCACCAGGCACTCAGTCGCCCTCAGGCCTGCCAGGCAGGTGGGGAGCAAGTGGAGGGCTGGCGGGGACTTCGGGCTCCCAGGGCAGAGTTTGCTGACTGGCCTTGCTTCCTCTCACAGATCCAGGGGGGTGACCCCACCGGCACCGGCACAGGTAGGCACCGGTGCGCGGGCTTCCTCAGCAGCTCTGGCTGCTCTGTAGGCcttgcggtgggggggggggggggtagttggGTGGGGGCTGTGCCGCCAAGAGAGTTCCAGATGTGGATTCTGATAGGACAGCCACTAGCCTGAGGGGTGACCTTAGGTGCATcccttggtttgtttttgttttttgttttttttttgagatggttGCACAGCCTGGATGGGCTGGAGAGGCCATGCGGTGCCTTCTGGCTGCTCTGGAGCCTCCTCTGGGTCCATCGGCTCCAAGGGCCCAAGCAGTGTCCTCACCCAGTGTGGTGTGAGTGGGCATGACCTGTAGCTCTCACCCTGTCCTCCTTGTCCTAGGGGtccagccccatgcagggctctgaGGGGCCTGGGGGCTAGAAGTGGGGAGGTCCGTGGGGAGATGGTGATGAGGTTCCCTCAGAGCAGGGCTGCCCCCTGGAGTACTCAGCAGGGCCCCTCGGGACTCAGCGCACATCTGTGGAACTGGGCTGCATCCACTGGTCACACTTGGCCGGGATCCAGGCATTGCTGCTGCTAGCCTTGCCCCTTCCTCCCACAGGCGGGGAGTCTTACTGGGGAAAACCCTTCAAAGACGAGTTCCGGCCCAACCTCTCGCACACGGGCCGGGGCATCCTCAGCATGGCCAACTCAGGGCCCAACGCCAACAAGTCTCAGTTGTGAGTCACTGGGCACCTGTGGGTGGGTCCTCTCTCTCAGCTTTGCCCTCCAGGGCGTGCTCCACCCGAATCCTGCCCAGAAAGTAGGCAGCGCCCTGGGGGAGAggacccccatccccccaaccccacccctgtGTTTGTGCATGCATCCATGAAGGATTAAGCCTGGGTGGTTGCTCAGAGGCCCAAGGGAGGCTGTGGGAGGCGGCAGAAGCTGGCTCCGGCCGCAGAGAGGGGGTAGCCCAGGACATGGAGTGCTGGAAGTCTGGGCCTGGGTGGCCCTGTGTCCTGATG is drawn from Mustela lutreola isolate mMusLut2 chromosome 11, mMusLut2.pri, whole genome shotgun sequence and contains these coding sequences:
- the PPIL2 gene encoding RING-type E3 ubiquitin-protein ligase PPIL2 encodes the protein MGKRQHQKDKMYITCAEYTHFYGGKKPDIPQANFRRLPFDHCSLSLQPFAYPVCTPEGVVFDLLNIVPWLKKYGTNPSNGEKLDGRSLIRLNFAKNKEGKYHCPVLFTVFTNNTHIVAVRTTGNVYTYEAVEQLNIKAKNFRDLLTDEPFSRQDIITLQDPTNLDKFNVSDFFHVKNNMKMTDPDEEKAKQDPSYYLKNTNAETRETLQELYKEFKGDEVLAATMKVPEKKKVDKLNAAHYSTGKVSASFTSTAMVPETTHEAAAIDEDVLRYQFVKKKGYVRLHTNKGDLNLELHCDMTPKTCENFIKLCKKQYYDGTIFHRSIRNFVIQGGDPTGTGTGGESYWGKPFKDEFRPNLSHTGRGILSMANSGPNANKSQFFITFRSCAYLDKKHTIFGRVVGGFDTLTAMENVESDPKTDRPKEEIRIDSTTVFVDPYEEADAQIAEERKKTQLEEAAPESAIKTQQPKAGSQGPQTYRQGVGKYINPAATKRAAEEEPSTSTAVPAAKKKPSRGFGDFSSW